The following coding sequences are from one Lolium rigidum isolate FL_2022 chromosome 6, APGP_CSIRO_Lrig_0.1, whole genome shotgun sequence window:
- the LOC124660344 gene encoding noroxomaritidine/norcraugsodine reductase-like gives MAASGMSREERWSLAGKTALVTGGTKGIGRAIVEELAGFGVRVHTCSRSDADVQERLRGWDADVDAGRLRGRVTASACDVSVRADREALVAAARAELGGRLDILVNNAGQTFFSEVAGTKAEDYARLMATNLESCFHLAQLAHPLLLGGGVVVNVSSIGGILGYPQLSVYSATKAAVNQLTRNLAVEWAPDGIRVNCVAPGGVRSDLLDSSGIQLDAEAAASMWDAECTRIPLGRLGEPEEVASLVSFLCMPAASYITGQVMCIDGGRTVAT, from the coding sequence ATGGCAGCGAGCGGCATGAGCAGGGAGGAGCGCTGGAGCCTGGCGGGCAAGACGGCGCTCGTCACCGGCGGAACCAAGGGGATCGGGCGCGCGATCGTGGAGGAGCTCGCCGGGTTCGGCGTCCGCGTGCACACCTGTTCCCGGAGCGACGCCGACGTGCAGGAGCGGCTGCGAGGGTGGGACGCCGACGTCGACGCGGGGCGGCTGCGCGGGCGCGTCACGGCCTCCGCCTGCGACGTCTCCGTGCGCGCCGACAGGGAGGCGCTCGTGGCCGCGGCCCGCGCCGAGCTCGGAGGGAGGCTGGACATCCTCGTCAACAACGCCGGACAGACCTTCTTCAGCGAAGTGGCGGGGACCAAGGCGGAGGACTACGCCCGCCTCATGGCCACCAACCTCGAGTCCTGCTTCCACCTCGCCCAGCTCGCGCACCCGCTCCTCCTTGGCGGAGGCGTGGTGGTGAACGTGTCCTCCATCGGCGGGATTCTCGGCTACCCGCAGCTGTCCGTGTACTCGGCGACCAAGGCGGCCGTGAACCAGCTCACTCGTAACCTCGCCGTCGAGTGGGCGCCCGACGGCATCCGCGTCAACTGCGTCGCGCCTGGAGGCGTCCGGTCGGACCTCCTCGACAGCAGCGGCATCCAGCTTgacgcggaggcggcggcgagcatGTGGGACGCGGAGTGTACGCGCATCCCTTTGGGTCGCCTAGGCGAGCCGGAGGAGGTCGCGTCCCTCGTCTCCTTCCTCTGCATGCCGGCAGCGTCCTATATAACTGGGCAGGTCATGTGCATCGACGGTGGCCGCACCGTTGCAACCTAA